In the Octadecabacter sp. SW4 genome, one interval contains:
- a CDS encoding AMP-binding protein, whose product MGTTGLSRAVIHGLLVEVTAQILQASVDPQQSLVAQGLDSLGAVDLLEALHAHGYEADYEDLLSDASVDSLAGLVREKADAGPTPTPRDLAGKPVALTGPQVLWANLERQGWGDWANISLCLSMPASVISAAYLPAIAQSLCDANDAMRMVLVRSQDGDETIMQRCIPNVQLPCQSCDAPRSARDAMRLVEAFEGQPVSAFAPSARALVLASATEDGRHWLCITMHHAFCDRISMQSLARQIKEMIALGGVHSAKPPAIGYVDFANWQRKLAARAHSIQGFQSLGARLATRAGPPGRPTPRLMKPADFDVTDTPAVANLRPSESQALEGLAHRLGTTLPLLLHGVFSLLAARLTGDEGATDGTSDVLVCHVAANRERHVALKNLIGCFDTSVPVALRIGKAETLESFSKRTRRSFAQTYGAVSDFARGGWLAPDVSDPLSQHWPALLERVPHINIVRAPANDPRDDGACDIREHPVRRVQKTRWGLLLRVTLPRSDDAKAEGMKIRAFAEDRALASVTQQCFVDLLHDLLSYPPAEAAQLPILDQVDRVIDRARFAAAQVRRAAALVPKGSAAPFIYEKLVARQQRWYEHDARFDLCRDADNRFVGTAENPFPFTQLDKLKERAFLEGLGAPMPRLRQVLPKDGLQEALMNIASQLPESFVIKPVGAGHSFGVTVVRDGIDLTRNGVAFDVAAVAAELAQMAARGYCMHEGRRFAFNFSAFLIEDLVIDERGFEAPSDYKVFMIGKTLLWVQLHFRHDGHTWVAFVDADFNLLPQPAWDPTVCWRTHKALVCTDQAMVDARKPACLAAILDHAARLAGQMGIFVRLDWYADKDRGPLLGEITTFPHMLQPRNFYTAWANDRVRGLWQDPDGVGAPDIGSTADQGDIAGLMGKAGAGGIALADILARPSQGIWAARDGVTYADLHRYLDAFDLSPWGVSRGDRVGLLMGNGVPFAATLLAAMTRYVAVPIGSAQPAEFVAAQLAACRANALIVIAGTEAAQMARVIARQMPGLVVIALDLPPQAVLPEPPTAAQTVRKAVRNLDDVALVLCTSGATGDPKSVCFSLERLVRSAAMIGRSLDLGPDDLGVSMLPLHHVGGIACNLVAPMLAGGQTRFATGFDPKAFFAALAGPEGASWCYLVPAMWQTVLDYAKEHPELGATRPWPRLRAIRSAGADLPHALACALADLFGDRVRVLPTYGMTEAMPIAAPPLTYRLTHAGSVGRALPSLSIEIIDPTVGAGCAVVPDGTVGEVTVKGAAVFDGYDQGGPVPVEVLTPRGYFRTGDLGRLAADGSGWLSIHGRIKDAINRGGETIAPAQIEAVLRDYPGWQGGAKVDLMVFARAHADLGEDVALAVAPMATEIDLADLNDWARQHLPSSMLPQTLILVSEIARTEMGKPHRVRFAQQMNGLLPPGKLGVMQNYVLDGQGGAAQLRAQSKSPMRDIPQQTVADVTLDAVLAVARGFVQGEGHIGPDTRFDDLGVNSLAAVELSARLSARFRCDLPTWLISDHPTPRAVFEHLIDKVQGATPEQTAGENLAAPPRQTRPLRMLFLHGEGADGDLMDLSLQATSWKGQLATRIEFVYLDAPHICAPKPELHAKAVAAGIYSKDAYRSWGVYDADMLAQSLSAVTTALETLGPIDAIGGICDGGLVAALIASRRPELRLFLNIAPSPLHRVARQGIKTDWAIACQSIHLVSHDDPLHSFAELSNIFAHCEKATLLQHDHGHAVPMLKGALCDDICAAIDWVTGAPPQSFGKSHRSGHDRTPVTGDRRASAKHEATVEKAMAEVLGHADFRRDDDFFDIGGSSYRAVAFAAKLEQLFGVEFPLESLFLDGTSVRDLAHKIETFVKQEDEVVLVPLNRSLADSVYYALPTFSGGLTDYLPLAATCAGSAKLVGLRIKALQSTAWAKTITIDDLTDMAADMIIAREGRKAINLIGFSAAGMIAFETARKLREKGHEINSLILIDAGAHASRKRWPVPMHVFANRLRAFSRRLRGKEYWLQRYHYVGLHLKKQFADWRPAPIPVKRPILLVAAHGPLQAREIDRWRAAFDGTLQVVPISGKHTGLRSPDIAAEIAQAIFGSNG is encoded by the coding sequence TTGGGCACCACTGGTTTGTCACGCGCGGTCATTCATGGGCTGCTGGTCGAGGTAACGGCGCAAATTCTGCAGGCGTCTGTTGATCCGCAGCAATCGCTTGTCGCGCAGGGGCTTGACTCCTTGGGAGCCGTTGATCTGCTCGAGGCGCTGCACGCGCATGGCTATGAGGCGGATTATGAAGACCTGCTGAGCGATGCAAGCGTCGATAGTCTTGCCGGTTTGGTGCGCGAAAAGGCGGATGCCGGGCCAACTCCGACGCCGCGCGACCTTGCTGGCAAACCTGTGGCACTGACCGGGCCGCAGGTGCTTTGGGCCAATCTTGAACGGCAGGGGTGGGGCGATTGGGCCAACATCAGCCTTTGTCTGTCGATGCCCGCATCTGTCATTTCCGCAGCCTATTTGCCCGCGATTGCGCAGTCGCTTTGCGATGCCAATGATGCGATGCGGATGGTTCTTGTCCGGTCGCAAGACGGCGATGAGACGATCATGCAGCGCTGCATCCCGAACGTCCAACTGCCCTGTCAGTCTTGCGATGCGCCCCGGAGCGCGCGTGATGCGATGCGCTTGGTTGAAGCGTTTGAAGGACAGCCGGTATCGGCCTTTGCGCCCTCGGCCCGCGCGTTGGTTCTGGCGTCAGCAACTGAGGACGGGCGGCATTGGCTGTGTATCACGATGCACCATGCCTTTTGTGATCGCATCAGTATGCAAAGCCTTGCGCGCCAGATCAAAGAGATGATTGCACTGGGTGGGGTCCATAGCGCCAAGCCCCCTGCGATTGGCTATGTCGACTTTGCCAACTGGCAGCGCAAACTTGCAGCGCGTGCGCACTCCATACAAGGCTTCCAAAGCCTTGGCGCGCGCTTGGCAACCCGTGCAGGCCCGCCGGGCCGTCCCACGCCGCGCTTGATGAAGCCTGCGGATTTTGACGTGACGGATACCCCAGCGGTTGCAAACCTGCGCCCGTCCGAAAGTCAGGCGCTTGAAGGCCTTGCGCACCGTCTTGGCACGACCCTTCCTTTGCTGTTGCATGGGGTTTTTTCGCTGCTTGCGGCGCGTCTGACGGGTGATGAAGGTGCCACGGACGGCACATCCGATGTGCTGGTCTGCCATGTTGCTGCAAACCGCGAGCGCCACGTTGCGCTGAAGAACCTGATCGGGTGTTTTGATACATCGGTGCCTGTGGCCCTGCGCATCGGCAAGGCGGAAACCCTTGAATCCTTTAGCAAACGGACGCGGCGTTCCTTTGCGCAGACCTATGGGGCCGTGTCCGATTTTGCGCGCGGCGGCTGGCTGGCACCTGACGTAAGCGACCCACTAAGCCAGCATTGGCCGGCGTTGCTCGAACGGGTGCCGCATATCAATATCGTCCGCGCGCCTGCCAATGATCCGCGCGACGATGGCGCCTGCGATATTCGCGAACATCCGGTGCGGCGGGTTCAGAAAACCCGCTGGGGTCTGCTGCTGCGCGTAACACTACCCCGGTCGGACGATGCCAAGGCAGAGGGCATGAAGATCCGCGCATTTGCCGAAGATCGTGCGCTGGCGAGTGTCACCCAGCAGTGTTTTGTCGATCTTCTGCATGACCTGCTGAGTTACCCACCCGCCGAGGCGGCGCAGTTGCCCATTCTTGATCAGGTTGATCGGGTGATCGACCGCGCCAGATTTGCCGCCGCACAGGTGCGCCGCGCCGCCGCCCTTGTGCCCAAAGGGTCCGCTGCCCCCTTTATCTACGAGAAACTGGTTGCGCGTCAGCAGCGATGGTACGAGCATGATGCCCGTTTCGACCTGTGCCGTGACGCTGACAATCGCTTTGTTGGCACGGCGGAAAATCCGTTTCCCTTCACGCAGCTTGATAAGCTGAAAGAGCGCGCCTTTCTTGAAGGTCTTGGTGCGCCGATGCCCAGGCTGCGTCAAGTTCTGCCCAAGGATGGCCTGCAGGAGGCGTTGATGAACATCGCGTCGCAACTGCCTGAAAGCTTTGTCATAAAGCCTGTCGGAGCGGGGCATTCCTTTGGCGTGACGGTTGTGCGCGATGGTATTGATCTGACTCGCAACGGCGTGGCGTTTGATGTTGCGGCGGTCGCCGCAGAGCTGGCGCAAATGGCCGCACGCGGCTACTGCATGCACGAAGGCCGTCGGTTCGCGTTCAACTTTTCGGCCTTCCTGATCGAAGACCTTGTGATTGACGAAAGGGGGTTTGAAGCCCCGTCCGATTACAAGGTGTTCATGATCGGCAAGACACTGTTGTGGGTGCAGCTTCACTTTCGCCACGACGGTCACACCTGGGTCGCTTTCGTTGATGCCGATTTCAATCTGTTGCCGCAACCGGCGTGGGATCCGACAGTCTGTTGGCGCACGCACAAGGCACTTGTTTGCACCGATCAGGCCATGGTCGATGCGCGCAAACCCGCGTGTCTGGCGGCGATCCTTGATCATGCGGCGCGTCTTGCCGGGCAGATGGGTATCTTTGTGCGCCTTGACTGGTATGCCGACAAGGATCGTGGGCCGTTGTTGGGGGAAATCACCACATTTCCGCATATGCTCCAGCCGCGCAATTTCTACACAGCATGGGCGAATGACAGGGTCAGGGGCTTGTGGCAGGACCCTGACGGCGTTGGTGCACCAGACATTGGTTCGACAGCCGATCAGGGTGATATCGCAGGATTGATGGGCAAGGCGGGCGCAGGCGGCATTGCACTTGCCGATATATTGGCCCGACCGTCCCAAGGTATCTGGGCGGCTCGGGACGGGGTGACCTACGCGGACTTGCATCGCTATCTGGATGCGTTTGATCTGTCACCCTGGGGCGTGTCGCGCGGTGATCGTGTCGGGCTGCTGATGGGCAATGGCGTGCCCTTTGCGGCAACATTGCTTGCGGCAATGACCCGTTATGTGGCCGTGCCAATCGGGTCGGCGCAACCGGCCGAATTCGTCGCCGCGCAACTGGCGGCTTGTCGTGCCAACGCGCTGATCGTGATCGCAGGAACCGAGGCGGCGCAAATGGCCCGAGTGATCGCCCGCCAGATGCCCGGCCTTGTGGTGATCGCATTGGACCTGCCCCCGCAGGCGGTGCTTCCTGAACCGCCGACAGCCGCACAAACTGTCCGAAAAGCGGTGCGAAACCTGGATGATGTTGCGCTGGTCTTATGCACCTCCGGGGCGACCGGCGACCCCAAAAGCGTCTGTTTTTCACTTGAAAGGCTCGTGCGGTCGGCGGCGATGATTGGTCGGTCACTGGACCTTGGCCCGGATGATCTGGGGGTGTCGATGCTGCCGCTGCATCACGTGGGCGGGATTGCATGCAACCTGGTCGCCCCGATGCTTGCCGGTGGGCAGACGCGGTTTGCAACGGGGTTTGATCCCAAGGCCTTTTTTGCTGCACTTGCTGGCCCCGAAGGTGCAAGCTGGTGCTATTTGGTTCCGGCGATGTGGCAGACGGTGCTGGACTACGCCAAAGAGCACCCCGAGCTGGGTGCAACCAGACCTTGGCCCCGCTTGCGCGCGATCCGCAGCGCGGGGGCCGATCTACCCCATGCCCTTGCCTGCGCCCTGGCGGACCTGTTTGGTGATCGCGTGCGTGTCCTGCCAACCTATGGCATGACCGAAGCCATGCCCATCGCGGCCCCGCCATTGACCTACCGGCTCACGCATGCCGGAAGTGTGGGGCGCGCGTTGCCCTCCTTGTCCATCGAAATCATCGACCCAACCGTGGGGGCGGGCTGCGCTGTCGTGCCAGACGGGACGGTCGGCGAGGTGACGGTCAAGGGCGCGGCGGTCTTTGACGGATATGACCAAGGCGGCCCCGTGCCGGTCGAAGTCCTTACCCCGCGCGGATATTTTCGCACCGGCGATCTGGGTCGCCTCGCCGCAGATGGGTCGGGCTGGCTGTCCATTCATGGCCGCATCAAGGACGCGATCAATCGTGGTGGCGAAACCATTGCACCGGCACAAATCGAGGCTGTCTTGCGCGATTATCCGGGCTGGCAGGGTGGTGCCAAGGTTGATCTGATGGTCTTTGCCCGCGCGCACGCCGACCTTGGCGAAGATGTGGCGCTGGCAGTAGCCCCGATGGCTACTGAAATTGATCTGGCTGATCTGAACGATTGGGCGCGACAGCATTTGCCCTCGTCGATGCTGCCGCAAACCCTGATCCTTGTGTCTGAAATTGCCCGAACCGAAATGGGCAAACCGCATCGCGTCCGGTTTGCGCAACAGATGAATGGGCTTTTGCCGCCTGGCAAACTTGGGGTGATGCAAAACTATGTTCTGGATGGGCAGGGCGGTGCAGCGCAGTTGCGCGCCCAAAGCAAATCGCCGATGCGTGACATCCCGCAACAGACCGTCGCCGATGTGACCCTGGACGCCGTGTTGGCGGTCGCGCGTGGTTTTGTGCAGGGCGAGGGCCACATCGGGCCGGATACGCGGTTTGACGATCTGGGCGTCAACTCGCTTGCGGCGGTTGAACTGTCGGCGCGCCTGAGTGCCCGCTTCCGGTGCGATCTGCCCACTTGGTTGATCAGCGATCATCCAACCCCGCGCGCGGTCTTTGAACACCTGATCGATAAGGTGCAGGGCGCAACGCCGGAGCAGACAGCGGGCGAAAACCTTGCGGCGCCGCCCCGGCAAACCCGCCCGCTTCGTATGCTGTTCCTACATGGTGAAGGGGCGGATGGCGATCTGATGGACCTCAGCCTGCAGGCGACATCCTGGAAAGGGCAGCTTGCGACGCGTATCGAATTTGTCTATCTGGACGCCCCGCATATCTGCGCGCCCAAACCGGAACTTCATGCCAAAGCTGTCGCGGCGGGGATATATTCCAAAGACGCCTATCGCAGTTGGGGTGTTTATGATGCGGACATGCTGGCGCAAAGCCTGTCTGCGGTGACAACCGCCCTTGAAACGCTTGGACCGATTGATGCGATTGGCGGTATCTGTGACGGTGGGCTGGTGGCCGCCCTGATTGCGTCGCGCAGGCCCGAGTTGCGGCTGTTCCTGAACATCGCGCCAAGCCCGCTGCACAGGGTGGCCCGCCAGGGCATAAAGACGGATTGGGCGATCGCATGCCAATCAATCCATCTGGTTTCTCATGATGACCCGCTTCATTCCTTTGCGGAGCTTTCGAATATCTTTGCCCATTGCGAAAAGGCAACCCTGCTGCAGCATGATCACGGGCACGCGGTTCCGATGCTGAAGGGCGCGCTTTGCGATGATATTTGCGCCGCAATTGATTGGGTCACGGGCGCGCCGCCGCAAAGCTTTGGCAAATCGCACAGGTCCGGACATGACCGGACACCAGTGACGGGCGATCGGCGGGCGAGTGCCAAACATGAAGCAACGGTCGAAAAGGCGATGGCAGAGGTTCTTGGCCACGCTGATTTCCGCAGGGATGATGATTTTTTTGATATTGGCGGCAGCTCGTATCGGGCGGTGGCGTTTGCGGCGAAACTTGAGCAGTTGTTTGGCGTCGAATTCCCGCTCGAAAGCCTGTTCCTTGACGGCACGAGCGTGCGCGACCTTGCCCATAAGATCGAAACCTTCGTTAAACAAGAGGACGAGGTTGTGCTGGTCCCCCTGAACCGGTCGCTTGCAGATTCCGTGTACTACGCCCTCCCGACATTCTCGGGTGGCCTGACGGATTACCTGCCTTTGGCCGCGACCTGCGCGGGCTCTGCAAAGCTGGTCGGGCTTCGGATCAAGGCGCTGCAATCGACTGCTTGGGCAAAAACCATCACGATTGATGATCTGACAGATATGGCCGCAGATATGATCATCGCGCGCGAGGGTCGCAAAGCGATCAATCTGATCGGATTTTCCGCCGCCGGAATGATCGCGTTTGAAACAGCGCGCAAGCTGCGTGAAAAGGGGCATGAAATCAACAGTTTGATCCTGATTGATGCGGGTGCGCATGCATCGCGCAAACGTTGGCCCGTGCCGATGCATGTTTTTGCGAACCGGTTGCGTGCCTTTTCGCGACGTCTGCGCGGCAAGGAATACTGGCTCCAGCGATATCATTATGTCGGGCTGCACCTGAAAAAGCAGTTCGCCGATTGGCGCCCGGCCCCAATTCCGGTCAAACGGCCGATCCTGCTGGTGGCCGCACACGGCCCGCTGCAGGCGCGCGAAATTGACAGGTGGCGGGCGGCCTTTGATGGCACGCTTCAGGTGGTACCTATTTCCGGCAAACACACAGGGCTACGCAGCCCCGATATCGCCGCCGAAATTGCACAGGCGATTTTTGGCAGCAATGGCTGA
- a CDS encoding 4'-phosphopantetheinyl transferase, which yields MEHSNLSAVLVSVTPDGMAAKIAPIDGSHDLFDVEDRAIHNAAPRRRDEFAAGRAAARGALATLAIAPVPIPRAADRRPLWPNGIIGSISHTDGIAAAIVGHDQTTASVGLDIEGDAPLKKELRKYILTRSEAAARKARPLVANSSRCKATFAAKEALFKAIYPITGQFFGFLDANVDLHESGNWTATLCDTAPALPAPMVISGGKWAAVDGFVIATIHILKAP from the coding sequence ATGGAACATTCAAACCTCAGCGCCGTGTTGGTCAGTGTCACACCCGATGGTATGGCGGCAAAGATCGCTCCTATCGACGGCTCTCATGATCTGTTCGATGTCGAAGACCGCGCGATCCACAACGCCGCACCCCGTCGGCGGGACGAATTTGCGGCCGGTCGCGCGGCGGCGCGTGGCGCACTCGCGACCCTTGCCATCGCGCCTGTGCCGATCCCACGTGCCGCTGATCGCCGCCCCCTTTGGCCCAACGGCATCATCGGCAGCATAAGTCACACCGATGGGATCGCCGCGGCGATAGTCGGGCATGATCAAACCACGGCCAGTGTGGGTTTGGACATCGAAGGGGACGCCCCGCTTAAGAAAGAATTGCGAAAATATATCCTGACGCGCAGCGAAGCCGCGGCGCGCAAGGCGCGACCATTGGTCGCCAACTCATCGCGCTGCAAGGCCACCTTTGCGGCGAAAGAGGCACTTTTCAAAGCCATCTACCCGATCACAGGGCAGTTTTTCGGCTTTCTGGACGCCAACGTGGACCTACACGAGAGCGGAAACTGGACCGCCACCCTGTGCGATACAGCCCCCGCCCTGCCCGCGCCGATGGTGATATCAGGCGGCAAATGGGCCGCTGTCGACGGGTTTGTCATCGCAACGATTCATATCTTGAAGGCACCTTAA
- a CDS encoding type I secretion system permease/ATPase — MTFDDPKRFERAAPHSQTDQANSPQAAKARSTARRTDPLTLTPDQRAEPDEAPAFESKGTPAKGLGGEQIEGDTGPIMKQDGAGKPPSTTGGGKGGGGGGGSQGFHKRAAPDQFVQQLNTGTRIVKRNLGFVMILTCATNLLVLAIPIYLFQISDRVLTSRSLDTLVMLTIVMVGAVVMQSVFDAVRRFILMRTAVEVAVRLGAPVLSAAAHASLQDNGRQYQTLGDLQQLRGFLTSGTLISFLDVPFAPLFIVAIFLVHPHLGMIVIATSLVLMVIAIINQKATAKPFAEANIAQSHANMHLDSMTRNSQIINALAMVPEAVALWGKDTANSLRAQVKAQDRNIAWAAVSRAARLLTQIAMLGWGAFLAIQGEITGGMVIAASIIAGRALAPIEGSIEGWNGYILSRSAYDRVKSLMHNSVQRFEKLVLPNPEGRLNVERLLFVPAGTKQVILNGLTFSLNPGDSLGVIGNSGAGKTTLGKMLVGSILPTSGNVRLDLMDLRNWDTRQLGENIGYLPQDVQLFPGSIKANIARMRADAKDEDVYRAAMLADVHDMIAMLPHGYETMVQADGSPLSGGQKQRIALARAFFGNPRFLVLDEPNSNLDTAGDRALATAIKHAGEHGITVVVITQKPSLLSVVDKIMLMADGNIAMFGHRQQVLEQLAQRNAGGNLPPAQGGQGGQ; from the coding sequence ATGACTTTCGATGACCCCAAACGTTTCGAACGCGCCGCGCCCCACTCACAGACAGATCAAGCAAACAGCCCCCAGGCTGCGAAGGCCCGGTCTACGGCGCGGCGCACAGATCCCCTGACCCTGACCCCGGATCAGCGGGCCGAACCCGATGAAGCGCCGGCGTTTGAAAGCAAGGGCACACCGGCCAAGGGGCTGGGCGGCGAACAGATCGAAGGTGATACCGGCCCGATCATGAAACAGGACGGCGCGGGCAAGCCCCCTAGCACGACAGGCGGCGGCAAGGGCGGTGGCGGCGGTGGCGGATCGCAGGGTTTTCACAAACGCGCGGCCCCCGACCAATTCGTGCAACAGCTGAACACGGGCACCCGCATCGTCAAACGCAACCTTGGTTTTGTCATGATTCTGACCTGCGCGACGAACCTTTTGGTGCTGGCGATCCCGATCTACCTGTTCCAGATTTCCGACCGCGTTCTGACCAGCCGGTCCCTAGATACGCTGGTGATGCTGACCATCGTGATGGTAGGTGCGGTGGTCATGCAATCCGTCTTTGACGCGGTGCGCCGTTTTATCCTGATGCGCACCGCCGTCGAGGTGGCAGTGCGGCTTGGCGCGCCGGTTCTCAGTGCCGCCGCCCATGCATCCCTGCAAGACAACGGGCGACAGTATCAAACCTTGGGCGACCTGCAGCAATTGCGCGGGTTTCTGACGTCTGGCACGCTGATTTCCTTTTTGGATGTGCCTTTTGCCCCGCTCTTCATCGTGGCGATTTTCCTTGTGCATCCGCACCTTGGGATGATCGTGATCGCCACTTCTCTGGTCTTGATGGTCATCGCGATCATCAACCAAAAGGCCACTGCCAAACCCTTTGCCGAAGCCAATATCGCGCAAAGCCACGCCAATATGCACCTCGATTCCATGACCCGTAACAGCCAGATCATCAACGCGCTGGCGATGGTCCCCGAGGCGGTTGCGCTGTGGGGCAAGGACACGGCCAATTCCCTGCGCGCGCAGGTCAAGGCGCAGGACCGCAACATCGCCTGGGCCGCCGTGTCGCGTGCGGCGCGTCTGCTGACCCAGATCGCGATGCTGGGCTGGGGCGCCTTTCTGGCCATTCAGGGTGAAATCACCGGCGGCATGGTGATTGCCGCCTCGATCATTGCCGGACGTGCACTGGCCCCCATCGAAGGGTCCATCGAAGGCTGGAACGGCTATATCCTGTCGCGTAGCGCGTATGACCGGGTGAAATCGCTGATGCACAATTCAGTGCAGCGGTTCGAGAAACTGGTGCTGCCCAACCCCGAAGGCCGCCTGAACGTCGAGCGGTTGTTGTTTGTCCCCGCAGGGACCAAGCAGGTGATCCTGAACGGGCTGACGTTTTCCCTGAACCCCGGCGACTCCTTGGGTGTGATCGGCAATTCGGGCGCGGGCAAAACCACCCTGGGCAAGATGCTGGTGGGGTCGATCCTGCCGACGTCGGGTAACGTGCGGCTTGATCTGATGGACCTGCGCAACTGGGACACGCGCCAGTTGGGCGAAAACATCGGCTATCTGCCGCAGGACGTGCAGCTTTTCCCCGGCTCGATCAAGGCCAATATCGCGCGGATGCGGGCGGATGCCAAAGACGAAGACGTCTATCGCGCCGCCATGCTGGCGGATGTGCACGACATGATCGCAATGCTGCCGCACGGCTATGAAACGATGGTGCAGGCCGATGGCTCGCCACTGTCGGGCGGGCAGAAGCAACGGATCGCACTGGCACGCGCCTTCTTTGGTAACCCGCGTTTTCTGGTGCTCGATGAACCCAACTCGAACCTTGATACGGCGGGGGATCGCGCCCTTGCGACGGCCATCAAACATGCCGGCGAACACGGGATCACCGTTGTCGTCATCACGCAAAAGCCGTCCCTGCTAAGTGTCGTCGACAAGATTATGCTGATGGCTGACGGCAACATCGCGATGTTCGGGCACCGCCAGCAGGTGCTTGAACAACTGGCGCAGCGCAATGCCGGGGGCAACCTGCCGCCCGCACAGGGTGGACAGGGGGGCCAATAA
- a CDS encoding HlyD family type I secretion periplasmic adaptor subunit produces the protein MSNVTIYAEPAEWYADVPRSVTKHITFGILLFILTFGGFGAWALRAPLAAAVIAQGSFVATGRNKIVQHLEGGIIREILVEEGDTVVEGQPILLLDETAALATERELFLRQVRLEAMEARILAEHSGADRLIFPASIEALRSDFSIASMLDAQTVTFDAAARQLNNDLSLLEQSIEALTVRATGYDYQLISTRTQLEILREDMTAKEQLLDRGLIRRSEVNSIRRAIAEAEGQIGRLTAEIDEITEVSKRYEAQIAQTISERQGAALDELQIVQSELESVREQVRRAENVLSRSEVVAPVSGTIVTLHYYTPGGVIESGKPIAEILPAGEPLIIEVSIARTEVDVVQKGQEATVRLTGLNARTTPVLTGEVFYVSADSIVDRSQELAQEVYVARVSVAPEQLDRVRGFTPTPGMPAEIMIQTEERTFFQYLMKPITDSMNRAFREQ, from the coding sequence ATGAGCAACGTGACGATCTATGCCGAACCCGCCGAATGGTATGCGGATGTGCCCCGCTCGGTCACCAAACACATCACATTCGGGATTCTTTTGTTTATTCTGACGTTCGGCGGTTTTGGCGCATGGGCCTTGCGCGCGCCGCTTGCGGCCGCCGTGATCGCACAAGGCAGTTTCGTCGCCACGGGCCGTAACAAGATCGTTCAGCACCTCGAGGGCGGCATCATTCGCGAAATCCTTGTCGAAGAGGGCGATACCGTCGTCGAAGGGCAGCCCATCCTGTTGCTCGACGAAACCGCCGCCCTGGCGACCGAACGCGAGCTTTTCCTGCGTCAGGTCCGACTTGAAGCGATGGAAGCGCGTATTCTGGCCGAACACAGCGGCGCCGACAGGCTGATCTTTCCCGCAAGTATCGAGGCCCTGCGATCAGACTTTTCCATCGCCTCGATGCTGGACGCACAAACGGTGACATTTGATGCGGCTGCGCGCCAGCTGAACAACGACCTTTCGCTTTTGGAGCAAAGCATCGAAGCGCTGACGGTGCGCGCGACGGGCTATGACTATCAACTTATCTCGACGCGCACCCAACTTGAAATTCTGCGCGAAGACATGACCGCCAAGGAACAGCTTTTGGATCGTGGCCTCATTCGCCGCTCCGAAGTCAACAGCATCCGGCGCGCCATCGCCGAGGCCGAAGGCCAGATCGGGCGGCTGACCGCCGAAATTGATGAAATCACCGAAGTTTCAAAACGCTATGAAGCGCAAATCGCCCAGACGATCAGCGAACGCCAGGGCGCTGCTCTTGATGAATTGCAGATCGTGCAATCGGAACTGGAAAGCGTGCGTGAACAGGTGCGCCGCGCCGAAAACGTCCTGAGCCGATCCGAGGTCGTCGCGCCGGTGTCGGGCACGATCGTGACGCTGCATTACTATACACCGGGCGGTGTGATCGAAAGCGGCAAACCCATCGCCGAGATTTTGCCCGCTGGCGAGCCGCTGATCATCGAAGTCAGCATTGCGCGCACCGAAGTGGATGTGGTGCAAAAAGGTCAGGAGGCCACGGTGCGCCTGACCGGGTTGAACGCGCGGACAACGCCGGTCCTGACGGGCGAAGTGTTTTACGTGTCGGCCGACAGCATCGTTGATCGCAGTCAGGAGTTGGCACAGGAAGTCTATGTAGCCCGCGTATCGGTGGCACCAGAGCAACTGGATCGTGTCCGTGGCTTTACCCCCACCCCCGGCATGCCCGCCGAAATCATGATCCAGACCGAAGAACGCACCTTCTTTCAATATTTGATGAAACCCATCACCGACAGCATGAACCGCGCCTTCCGCGAACAGTAA
- a CDS encoding DUF305 domain-containing protein: MLTFMLAKYRNRGSKLGIYAGSILLFVLALWLVRSQATVQDVSWIKAMIPHHSIAILTRERAELSDPRVQELATSIIKAQRGDIGQMEALVADSEGQ; this comes from the coding sequence ATGCTGACCTTCATGCTGGCAAAGTATCGCAATCGCGGGTCGAAACTGGGCATTTATGCCGGGTCTATTCTGCTTTTCGTCCTGGCACTCTGGCTAGTGCGATCCCAGGCCACGGTTCAGGACGTCAGCTGGATAAAGGCCATGATCCCGCACCACTCCATCGCCATCCTGACCAGAGAACGGGCCGAACTTTCCGACCCGCGCGTGCAGGAACTGGCAACATCAATCATCAAGGCGCAGCGCGGCGATATTGGTCAAATGGAGGCTCTTGTTGCCGATAGTGAAGGGCAATAA